A region from the Algoriphagus machipongonensis genome encodes:
- the nqrE gene encoding NADH:ubiquinone reductase (Na(+)-transporting) subunit E yields MELFNLGIRSIFIDNMVFAYFLGMCSFLAVSKKVSTAIGLGAAVIFVLTVTVPVNWLLNEFVLKEGALSWASASLATIDLTFLRFIMFIAIIAAMVQLVEMVVEKFAPALYGALGIFLPLIAVNCAILGGSLFMAQRDYTLAESAVYGFGSGTGFCLAIVALAAIREKLKYSNVPNGLKGLGITMLLTGLMGLAFMSFMGIDL; encoded by the coding sequence ATGGAATTATTTAACTTAGGTATTCGGTCGATCTTTATCGACAATATGGTTTTTGCTTACTTCCTTGGGATGTGTTCTTTCTTGGCCGTATCCAAAAAAGTAAGTACTGCGATCGGTCTTGGTGCTGCAGTAATCTTTGTATTGACAGTGACTGTTCCAGTAAACTGGTTATTGAATGAATTTGTATTGAAAGAAGGAGCCCTTTCTTGGGCAAGTGCCAGCTTGGCAACTATTGACCTTACTTTCTTAAGATTTATCATGTTTATCGCGATCATCGCAGCGATGGTACAGTTGGTAGAAATGGTAGTTGAGAAATTTGCTCCAGCACTTTACGGTGCCTTGGGTATTTTCCTTCCATTGATTGCTGTAAACTGTGCGATCCTTGGTGGATCACTTTTCATGGCGCAAAGAGATTATACTTTAGCAGAATCTGCTGTTTACGGATTCGGATCAGGTACAGGTTTCTGTCTTGCTATTGTAGCACTTGCTGCAATCCGTGAAAAATTAAAATACTCCAACGTGCCAAATGGTCTAAAAGGATTGGGTATTACCATGCTATTGACAGGGTTAATGGGATTAGCGTTTATGTCCTTCATGGGAATTGACCTTTAA
- a CDS encoding 3-keto-disaccharide hydrolase has protein sequence MKNLFSLLACFLISLSLSAQSGEWVELFNGQNFEGWKISENPDSFSIEDGMLKVNGPRGHMFYEGEVGDHDFNNFELEVTLKTLPEANSGIFIHTKYQERGWPNIGHEIQVNQSHGDWRKTGSVYSFKDVRDTFVEDGEWYKETIIVQGDKVTVKVNGEVINEYDETKDREGDLGTKKLDHGTIALQAHDPNSVVYYKSVKIKILPD, from the coding sequence ATGAAAAACCTATTTTCATTACTGGCTTGCTTTTTAATTTCCCTATCACTTTCTGCACAAAGTGGAGAATGGGTGGAGCTATTTAATGGTCAAAATTTTGAAGGATGGAAAATTTCTGAAAATCCAGATTCTTTTTCCATTGAAGATGGAATGTTAAAAGTAAATGGACCTAGAGGTCACATGTTTTATGAAGGTGAAGTTGGAGACCATGACTTCAATAATTTCGAATTGGAAGTGACCTTGAAGACTTTACCAGAAGCCAACTCTGGGATTTTCATCCATACAAAATATCAAGAAAGAGGATGGCCAAACATCGGGCATGAAATTCAGGTTAATCAAAGCCACGGTGACTGGAGAAAAACAGGAAGTGTTTATTCATTCAAAGACGTGAGAGATACTTTTGTAGAAGATGGAGAGTGGTATAAAGAAACCATCATCGTTCAAGGTGATAAAGTTACCGTGAAAGTAAATGGAGAAGTAATCAACGAATATGATGAGACAAAAGACCGTGAAGGTGATTTAGGTACTAAAAAACTAGATCATGGTACTATTGCTCTCCAAGCCCATGATCCAAACTCTGTGGTTTACTATAAAAGTGTAAAAATTAAAATTCTTCCAGATTAA
- a CDS encoding DUF502 domain-containing protein, which produces MAFTYKRILSYFLRGLLFVTPVVVTIYIIFETILFLDNLIPVPLPGIGILMVLALITFVGYLASLFFAKPIFDWFERGLIKIPLVNLIYTSIKDLMGAFVGDKKKFSSPVKVQLTDSLMRLGFITQEDMSIVGEADLVAVYFPHSYNVSGNVFLVPKENVTPLTGVKSSDVMKFMVSGGVSPLV; this is translated from the coding sequence ATGGCATTTACTTATAAACGAATTCTTTCCTACTTCCTACGGGGATTGTTGTTTGTCACTCCAGTGGTAGTGACCATTTATATCATCTTCGAAACGATTCTGTTCTTAGATAACCTGATTCCGGTGCCTTTGCCAGGGATTGGGATCTTGATGGTTTTGGCTTTGATTACGTTTGTTGGTTACCTAGCAAGTTTATTCTTTGCAAAACCGATTTTTGATTGGTTTGAAAGAGGATTAATAAAAATCCCATTGGTTAATTTGATATATACCAGCATCAAGGATTTGATGGGTGCATTCGTTGGAGATAAAAAGAAATTTTCTTCTCCAGTAAAAGTTCAGCTTACCGATTCATTGATGCGATTGGGTTTTATTACTCAAGAAGATATGTCCATAGTAGGAGAGGCTGATCTAGTAGCTGTTTACTTTCCTCATAGCTACAATGTTTCTGGAAATGTGTTCTTGGTTCCAAAAGAGAACGTTACTCCATTAACTGGAGTTAAGAGTTCAGATGTGATGAAGTTTATGGTAAGCGGAGGAGTGTCTCCATTGGTTTAA
- the selD gene encoding selenide, water dikinase SelD, with product MEKSVIRLTEWSEGSGCGCKIAPAILDQILSSSGSFTQVDPNLLVGNSGKDDAAVYQVSDDLAMINSVDFFTPIVDDPFDFGRIAAANAISDIYAMGGKPVFANAILSWPVEKLAPELAAKVMEGAKSICKTAGIELAGGHSIAAKDPIFGLSVNGIIHPRKIKTNKGAKSGDIIYLTKPLGIGVLATALKRQKIQDKDYAHLIDTACRLNSIGELIGNHEEVHAMTDVTGFGLLGHLIEMCEGSEVSAAIEIHKLPLIEGIQEYINQFIFPDNTYRNWNAYSAKTKGVEGMDLVKLCDPQTSGGLMLAVDPENQSWFENAMKQQNQVIWEIGKFTEKNEFTVAVN from the coding sequence ATGGAAAAATCAGTAATCCGGCTCACTGAATGGAGTGAAGGTTCAGGTTGTGGCTGTAAAATAGCCCCAGCAATTCTTGACCAAATTCTTAGCTCCAGCGGCTCTTTCACCCAAGTTGATCCAAATCTATTGGTGGGCAACTCTGGAAAAGATGATGCAGCAGTTTATCAGGTTTCGGATGATCTTGCAATGATCAATTCCGTAGACTTTTTCACCCCGATTGTAGATGATCCATTTGATTTTGGAAGAATTGCCGCTGCGAATGCCATTTCTGATATATACGCTATGGGTGGGAAGCCTGTCTTCGCCAATGCTATTTTAAGCTGGCCCGTAGAGAAACTTGCTCCTGAACTCGCAGCTAAGGTAATGGAAGGTGCTAAGAGCATTTGTAAAACTGCTGGAATCGAACTGGCAGGAGGTCATAGCATCGCTGCAAAAGACCCGATTTTTGGGCTTTCTGTAAACGGGATAATCCACCCTAGAAAGATTAAAACCAACAAAGGAGCAAAATCTGGAGACATCATTTATCTAACCAAACCACTGGGAATTGGCGTTTTGGCCACTGCGCTGAAAAGACAAAAGATTCAAGACAAGGATTATGCCCATTTGATTGATACTGCCTGTCGTCTAAATTCAATTGGCGAGCTGATAGGAAATCATGAGGAGGTTCATGCGATGACTGATGTGACTGGTTTTGGATTGCTAGGACACCTTATTGAAATGTGCGAGGGATCGGAAGTTTCAGCAGCCATTGAAATCCACAAACTTCCCTTGATAGAAGGGATACAGGAATATATCAATCAATTCATTTTCCCGGATAACACCTACCGAAATTGGAATGCATATAGTGCCAAAACCAAAGGTGTAGAGGGCATGGATTTGGTCAAACTATGCGATCCTCAGACTAGCGGTGGATTAATGCTGGCGGTAGATCCTGAAAATCAGTCTTGGTTTGAAAATGCAATGAAGCAACAAAATCAAGTAATCTGGGAGATTGGAAAATTTACTGAGAAAAATGAGTTTACCGTGGCAGTAAACTAA
- the mnmH gene encoding tRNA 2-selenouridine(34) synthase MnmH, whose protein sequence is MIEKLISLEEFWSLREQLPLIDARSEAEFLQSHIPQSINIPILSNSERTEVGTLYKQKGALDATIKGFELVGPRFHQIQKKAIELFPKQKIIVYCWRGGMRSQILSWLLSMVGFEVFRLKGGYKTYRNYTFDEVRKPWNLLVLGGKTGVGKTRLLKALEDKNEQVLDLEDLANHKGSAFGGIGQQPQPSVEQFENLMAEKLRQFNSNETIWLENESRRIGKIIINDQFFNLMGCSPLIDILKSEEERIQLIKEEYASLPKEELIKAINRLKKKLGGLRTTTAIEDIINDHHESWISNLLIYYDKTYQFDLERHDPNKLKRIDLTGIGVEESVKLIMEIKNQLNGKISNPAH, encoded by the coding sequence ATGATAGAAAAACTGATTTCACTTGAGGAGTTTTGGTCTTTGCGAGAACAATTGCCATTAATAGATGCAAGAAGTGAAGCGGAGTTTCTCCAAAGCCACATACCCCAATCGATCAATATCCCAATACTTTCCAATAGTGAGCGCACTGAAGTAGGAACACTTTATAAACAAAAAGGGGCTCTTGATGCCACCATCAAGGGATTTGAACTGGTAGGCCCAAGATTTCACCAAATTCAAAAAAAGGCAATAGAACTTTTTCCTAAGCAAAAAATAATCGTGTACTGCTGGAGGGGCGGTATGAGAAGTCAGATTCTTTCCTGGCTTTTAAGCATGGTAGGATTTGAAGTCTTCCGACTCAAAGGCGGATACAAAACTTATCGAAACTACACTTTTGATGAAGTTAGAAAACCTTGGAATCTATTGGTACTCGGAGGTAAAACTGGTGTTGGAAAAACCAGACTTTTAAAAGCTTTAGAAGACAAAAATGAGCAGGTGCTGGATTTAGAAGACTTAGCTAATCACAAAGGTTCCGCTTTTGGAGGCATTGGTCAACAGCCTCAGCCGAGTGTAGAACAATTTGAAAATTTAATGGCTGAAAAACTACGTCAGTTTAACTCAAATGAAACTATCTGGCTAGAAAATGAAAGTAGGCGAATCGGTAAAATAATTATCAACGATCAGTTTTTTAACTTGATGGGTTGCTCTCCATTGATTGATATCTTAAAATCAGAAGAGGAAAGAATCCAACTGATCAAAGAGGAATATGCATCACTTCCCAAGGAAGAACTTATCAAGGCAATTAATCGGCTGAAGAAAAAACTAGGCGGTCTTCGAACGACCACAGCCATAGAAGACATCATCAATGATCATCATGAATCATGGATTTCCAACCTGTTGATCTATTATGACAAAACATACCAATTTGATTTGGAGCGTCATGACCCTAACAAATTAAAAAGGATTGACCTTACAGGAATAGGAGTGGAAGAATCAGTCAAATTAATAATGGAAATTAAAAACCAACTAAATGGAAAAATCAGTAATCCGGCTCACTGA
- the trxA gene encoding thioredoxin: MKTKHTMGKSIEITDANFEEIIKSDQPILVDFWAEWCGPCKMIGPVVEELAGDYDGKAVIGKVDVDANPAVAQAFGIRSIPTLLFFKGGEIVDKQVGAVPKAVLAQKLDAQL, encoded by the coding sequence ATTAAAACTAAACATACAATGGGAAAATCAATTGAAATCACAGATGCAAACTTTGAGGAAATCATCAAATCAGACCAACCGATTTTGGTTGACTTCTGGGCTGAATGGTGTGGACCTTGTAAAATGATCGGTCCAGTAGTGGAAGAATTGGCTGGTGATTATGATGGAAAAGCAGTAATTGGAAAAGTTGATGTTGACGCTAACCCTGCTGTAGCTCAAGCATTTGGAATCAGATCGATCCCTACCCTTTTGTTCTTCAAAGGCGGTGAAATCGTAGACAAGCAAGTTGGCGCAGTGCCTAAAGCAGTTTTGGCTCAGAAGCTAGACGCACAACTTTAA
- the dnaE gene encoding DNA polymerase III subunit alpha: protein MYLIFDTETTGLPRDYNAPMSDVDNWPRLVQLAWQLHDEKGNLISNHNYIIRPEGFTIPYNAEKVHGISTKRALKEGHDLKQILGIFEGDVKKTKYLVGHNVEFDINVVGSEYLRAEATMPLTADQLDTKDISTEFCAIPGGRGGKFKWPTLTELHQKLFGKGFGDAHDAAYDVDATARCFFGLITQGVQAPEEGIAISEVIYEAPKLDEANFAQAKDTQKAAAKDVLKQAGKADISDLTDIPFTHLHVHSQYSVLQATSEIPAMVAKAKEMGMPAIAMTDHGNMMAAFHFVKEALSNDIKPILGCEFNLCRDRKNKSSKDDGYQTVLIAKNKAGYHNLAKLASYANIEGFYYLPRIDKEVLQQYKGDLIATTGGLWGEIPFLILNVGETQAEEAFLWWKEQFGEDFYVELCRHGIPEEEKVNEVLLEFAKKHDVKYFAANNSYYTNKADAKAHDILLCVKDGELVEKPKKYIGKRGREFRYGFPNDEYYIKSPEEMKKLFADLPEAIECTAEITDKIEPYKLAREVLLPAFDIPDEFKHPEDEVDGGKRGENAFLRHLTYEGAKKRYEEITPEIEERLDFELKTIENTGYPGYFLIVQDFIVEARKLGVSVGPGRGSAAGSAVAYCTGITNIDPIAYNLLFERFLNPDRVSLPDIDIDFDDHGRQKVIDYVIKKYGANQVAQIITYGTMAAKSAIRDTARVLNLPLADAGRLANLVPDIKLKALFGLAGNRAALSDKLKGQGELIAKADELIRISKGQDESAKTINQATMLEGSVRNLGIHACGVIITPDDITNFVPVALAKDSDMVCTQFDNSVVESAGLLKMDFLGLKTLTLIKDAVKIVKERHGIELDPEKFPIDDVKTYELFQRGETVGIFQYESAGMQKYMRELKPTVFADLIAMNALYRPGPLEYIPSFIRRKHGEEPITYDLDDMEEYLNETYGITVYQEQVMLLSQKLAGFTKGEADVLRKAMGKKLKDVLDKMKPKFVNQAAEKGHDKSKLEKIWKDWEAFASYAFNKSHSTCYAWVAYQTAYLKAHYPAEYLASVLSNNMNDISQVTFFMEECKRSGIPVLGPDVNESKNGFTVNAEGEIRFGMAAIKGAGSAAVDEIIKEREENGPFKNLFDFAKRVNSKALNKKTMEALAMAGGFDCFPEHHRRQYLEAADGDLTLIEKATKYAQKVQQEEESAQVSLFGGSSGSMDIPLPSVAPMEPFSQLQQLNIEKEVVGLYISGHPLDQYRLEIESFTNANLPDLNDIDSFKNKKEIKLAGSVSSFAHRTTKNGKPFGTLTMEDYHGGFTFFLFGEDYVKFKEYFMTGWFLFITGRIEPKKWAENELEFKISNIMLLSEVRGKMVKGMRINIDLDDLTLDLMEKLESITEKYKGDAKLYFDVIDRKENIALELFSKRFSIDPSADMIKELKEIPEVIYKIV from the coding sequence ATGTATTTAATTTTTGATACCGAAACCACCGGATTACCCCGCGATTACAATGCCCCCATGTCAGATGTGGATAACTGGCCACGACTGGTCCAGCTTGCCTGGCAATTGCATGATGAGAAGGGAAATCTGATTTCGAATCATAATTACATTATCCGTCCAGAAGGTTTTACCATCCCCTATAATGCGGAGAAAGTCCATGGAATCTCTACCAAAAGAGCCTTAAAAGAAGGACATGACCTAAAGCAAATACTTGGGATTTTTGAAGGAGATGTAAAAAAGACCAAATATCTGGTGGGTCACAATGTCGAGTTCGACATCAACGTGGTCGGTTCGGAGTACCTGCGAGCAGAGGCTACCATGCCCCTTACCGCCGATCAACTAGACACCAAAGACATATCCACTGAATTCTGTGCTATCCCTGGTGGTAGAGGGGGAAAATTCAAATGGCCTACGCTGACTGAGTTACACCAAAAACTTTTTGGTAAAGGCTTTGGAGATGCTCACGATGCAGCCTATGATGTAGATGCTACAGCACGCTGTTTCTTTGGTTTGATCACTCAGGGTGTACAAGCTCCTGAAGAAGGGATTGCAATTTCTGAAGTGATCTATGAGGCTCCGAAGCTTGATGAAGCCAATTTTGCACAGGCAAAAGATACTCAAAAAGCTGCAGCCAAAGATGTATTGAAACAGGCAGGAAAAGCAGACATTTCAGACCTGACTGATATTCCTTTTACGCACCTACACGTCCATAGTCAATACTCCGTCCTACAAGCTACCTCAGAGATTCCTGCTATGGTAGCGAAGGCTAAAGAAATGGGGATGCCTGCAATCGCCATGACTGACCATGGCAATATGATGGCAGCCTTTCATTTTGTAAAAGAGGCACTATCCAACGATATCAAACCTATTCTCGGTTGTGAATTTAACCTTTGCCGGGACAGAAAAAATAAATCAAGCAAAGACGATGGTTATCAAACTGTATTAATCGCTAAAAACAAAGCCGGATATCATAACCTGGCTAAACTGGCTTCCTATGCCAATATCGAAGGATTCTATTATCTACCTCGAATTGATAAGGAGGTCCTTCAGCAATACAAAGGAGACCTCATCGCAACGACTGGTGGGCTATGGGGTGAAATTCCGTTTTTGATCCTGAATGTAGGGGAAACACAAGCGGAAGAAGCCTTTTTGTGGTGGAAAGAACAATTTGGAGAAGATTTCTATGTAGAACTTTGTAGGCATGGGATACCCGAGGAGGAAAAGGTAAACGAGGTGCTTTTGGAGTTTGCTAAAAAGCATGACGTTAAATACTTCGCCGCAAATAATTCCTACTATACAAATAAAGCGGATGCAAAGGCCCACGATATTTTACTTTGTGTTAAGGATGGGGAACTGGTAGAAAAACCAAAGAAATACATCGGTAAAAGAGGACGGGAATTCCGGTATGGCTTCCCAAATGATGAGTATTACATCAAAAGCCCTGAGGAGATGAAGAAGCTCTTTGCTGATTTACCCGAGGCTATTGAATGCACCGCAGAGATTACGGATAAAATCGAACCCTATAAACTAGCTCGCGAAGTTTTACTTCCTGCCTTTGATATTCCTGATGAATTCAAGCATCCTGAAGATGAAGTGGACGGTGGAAAACGGGGTGAAAATGCCTTTTTACGACACCTAACCTATGAAGGGGCAAAAAAACGATACGAGGAAATCACTCCGGAGATTGAGGAGCGCCTGGATTTTGAGTTAAAAACGATTGAAAACACCGGGTATCCAGGATACTTCTTGATTGTGCAGGATTTCATTGTAGAAGCAAGAAAGCTTGGGGTTTCTGTGGGACCGGGACGTGGATCTGCAGCAGGATCCGCAGTTGCCTATTGCACAGGCATTACTAATATTGACCCGATCGCTTACAACCTACTTTTTGAGAGATTCCTAAACCCAGATCGAGTTTCACTACCCGATATTGATATTGACTTTGATGATCATGGCCGACAAAAAGTGATTGACTATGTAATCAAAAAATATGGAGCAAATCAGGTAGCCCAAATCATCACTTATGGTACCATGGCTGCAAAATCTGCTATCCGTGATACTGCTAGAGTATTGAATCTACCTTTAGCAGATGCCGGAAGGCTAGCCAATTTGGTGCCTGACATTAAACTGAAAGCTTTATTTGGACTGGCGGGAAACAGAGCTGCACTTTCTGATAAATTAAAAGGTCAAGGTGAACTCATTGCCAAAGCTGATGAACTGATCCGAATTTCAAAAGGGCAGGATGAATCGGCTAAAACAATCAATCAGGCCACCATGCTTGAAGGTTCGGTCAGAAACCTGGGGATTCACGCTTGTGGGGTTATTATCACACCCGATGACATTACCAATTTTGTTCCGGTAGCTCTGGCAAAGGATTCTGACATGGTCTGCACTCAGTTTGATAACTCTGTGGTAGAATCGGCCGGACTCCTTAAAATGGACTTCTTGGGACTCAAAACCTTAACCTTGATTAAGGATGCTGTCAAAATTGTCAAGGAAAGGCATGGCATCGAATTAGATCCGGAAAAATTCCCGATCGATGATGTAAAGACTTATGAGCTATTCCAGCGAGGTGAGACGGTAGGAATCTTCCAATATGAATCTGCCGGAATGCAGAAGTACATGCGTGAGCTCAAACCGACTGTATTTGCCGATTTGATTGCTATGAACGCCTTGTATCGTCCAGGTCCATTGGAATACATCCCAAGCTTTATTAGAAGGAAGCATGGTGAGGAGCCCATTACCTATGATCTGGATGACATGGAGGAGTACCTCAATGAAACCTATGGGATTACGGTCTACCAGGAGCAAGTGATGTTACTTTCTCAGAAACTTGCTGGATTCACAAAGGGTGAGGCGGATGTATTGCGTAAGGCAATGGGTAAGAAGCTGAAGGATGTCTTGGACAAAATGAAGCCTAAATTTGTCAACCAAGCGGCAGAAAAAGGCCATGATAAATCCAAACTTGAAAAGATTTGGAAAGACTGGGAAGCATTTGCCTCTTACGCCTTCAACAAATCACACTCTACTTGTTATGCTTGGGTAGCTTACCAAACGGCCTATTTAAAGGCTCATTATCCTGCCGAATACCTGGCTTCGGTTTTGAGTAATAACATGAATGATATTTCGCAAGTAACCTTCTTTATGGAGGAATGCAAGCGATCTGGAATTCCTGTTTTAGGCCCGGATGTCAATGAATCCAAAAACGGATTTACGGTAAACGCTGAAGGAGAAATCCGATTTGGGATGGCAGCAATCAAAGGTGCAGGCTCAGCTGCTGTAGATGAAATCATCAAGGAAAGAGAGGAGAATGGTCCGTTTAAAAATCTTTTTGATTTTGCGAAGCGTGTCAACTCTAAAGCTCTTAACAAAAAGACCATGGAGGCACTAGCAATGGCAGGGGGCTTTGACTGCTTCCCTGAGCACCATAGACGCCAATACCTTGAAGCAGCGGATGGAGACCTGACTTTGATAGAAAAAGCAACGAAATACGCTCAAAAAGTACAACAAGAAGAAGAAAGTGCTCAAGTTAGTTTATTTGGAGGAAGCAGCGGAAGTATGGATATTCCTTTGCCTTCAGTGGCACCGATGGAGCCCTTCTCCCAACTACAGCAATTGAACATTGAAAAAGAAGTGGTGGGGCTTTATATCTCAGGACACCCACTGGATCAATATAGGTTAGAGATTGAATCATTTACAAATGCGAATCTTCCAGATCTAAATGATATTGACAGCTTTAAAAACAAGAAAGAAATCAAGCTAGCCGGATCTGTAAGTAGTTTTGCTCATAGAACTACCAAAAACGGGAAACCTTTTGGTACGCTAACGATGGAAGACTACCATGGTGGATTTACTTTTTTCTTGTTTGGTGAAGATTATGTGAAGTTCAAGGAGTATTTCATGACTGGATGGTTCCTTTTCATTACTGGTAGGATTGAACCAAAAAAATGGGCAGAGAATGAGCTGGAGTTTAAAATCAGTAATATCATGCTACTCAGCGAAGTACGTGGTAAAATGGTTAAGGGAATGCGGATTAATATCGATTTGGATGATTTAACTCTTGACTTGATGGAAAAATTAGAATCCATTACAGAGAAGTACAAAGGCGATGCAAAACTTTATTTTGATGTCATTGATAGAAAGGAAAATATTGCCTTAGAACTATTCTCTAAACGCTTCTCCATAGATCCAAGCGCAGATATGATCAAAGAGCTGAAAGAGATTCCAGAGGTGATTTATAAAATTGTCTAA